DNA from Oncorhynchus masou masou isolate Uvic2021 chromosome 5, UVic_Omas_1.1, whole genome shotgun sequence:
TTCCTGGGATAACATTAAATATAGAACCCCATTAGttcatgccaaggcagcagctactcttcctggggtttattatggatccccattagttactgccaaggcagcagctactcttcctgaggatccattatggatccccattagttacttcaggcagcagctactcttcctggggtttattatggatccccattgttACTGCTAAATGACCAGCTacttcttcctggggtttattatggatccccattagttattCACAgtggcagctactcttcctggccTTTTTCACAGTGTTTCTTCCAAATGACCTCCTCTgacaagaggtggaacaaggatctggaccaaaatgcagcgtggttcgttagatacatctttaatgatgaagaaaacactgaacaatacaaaacaacaaagtgctTCTCTAAACAGCCCTGGACTGGtgcataaacacagagacaggaacaatcacccacagtTCATtcacagtgaaacccaggttcTCTAAATGACCTGGCCTtcttcaatcagagacaacgataatcacctgactctgattgagaagtGCTTCTCTAAATGACCATGGACTAATCTAttcaccccacacaaccccaagacctGAAACACACttcaaataaacccatgtcaaaTGACCTGGCCTGACTTCattaaatgaagataacataataaaataaaccagggcgtgacaggttcaTTAGTGGTTCCTAAATTACCTggcctactcttcctggggtttataaaTGATCCCCATTACTTCATTCACagtgctactcttcctggggtttattcaTGGATCCCAGTGGTTCCTGCCAAAGCAGACCAGCCTACTTCATTCCAGTGGTTTCTAAATGATGGCCTACTTCATTCACAGTTCCTCTAAATGACCTGGCCTACTTCATTCCTGGGatccagcaaaatgaaggcagaTTACTTCATTCACAGTGGTTCTCTAAATGACCTGGCCTACTTCATTCACAGTGGTTCGCTAAATGACCTGGCCTACCTCATTCACAGTGGTTCTCTAAATGACCTGGCCTACTTCATTCACAGTGGTTCTCTAAATGACCTGGCCTACTTCATTCACAGTGGTTCTCTAAATGACCTAACCTACTTCATTCACAGTGGTTCTCTAAATGACCTGGCCTACTTCATTCACAGTGGTTCGCTAAATGACCTGGCCTACTTCATTCAGTGGTTCTCTAAATGACCTGACCTACTTCATTCACAGTGGTTCTCTAAATGACCTGGCCTACTTCATTCACAGTGGTTCTCTAAATGACCTGGCCTACTTCATTCACGGTGGTTCTCTAAATGACCTGGACCTACTTCATTCACGGTGGTTCTCTAAATGACCTGGCCTACTTCATTCACAGTGGTTCTCTAAATGACCTGGCCTACTTTATTCACAGTGCTTTTCTAAATGACCTGGCCTACTTTATTCACAGTGCTTTTCTAAAAGACCTGGCCTAGTTCATTCAGTGGTTCTCTAAATGACCTGGCCTACTTTATTCACAGTGCTTCTCTAAATGACCTGGCCTAGTTCATTCACAGTGGTTCTTTAAATGACCTGGCCTACTTCATTCACAGTGGTTCTCTAAATGACCTGGCCTAGTTCATTCACAGTGCTTCTCTAAATGACCTGGCCTAGTTcattcacagattcctttctgttgtataatgAGTGTGCTAGAAACCTGTTGGCCGAGTTTTGATGAGTTAATTAAAGGCCAACACTGTGATTTGATGATATAATCCCTCCAACGCTGGAGCGACTCAGATCAAGTCATGACTCATCGCGTTCATGGTGTGAAATGAGGCGTGGAGCAGGAAATATCACAAACCGCTCGGAAAGAGATCAATCAGAGTGGTTTCTTAAAGGATGATGCATCTGAGGCTTGTTAGCTTAAGTTGCTGACTCATACGTCTATACTATATATGTTTTGAGTTATAAGCTTTGTTATTGTACTTGCAAATCTAGCTTGTTTGACTCAGCCAACAACTTAATGAATCTATCGCTGCCTAATTTAGTGTTATAGTTATATAACCTGAATGTTGGTGGGATGAGCTGAGGAAACAATTTTTCAAATGAATCAACTATGACCTGGGTTCATGAAACATTACGCAAACGAACATAACAACACAAGACAAGAATGAAAAGACTTTGAACTCCAACTGATCTGTGATTGAACAACATTCAAATGAGCAGGCTACTGCCACAACTCACCAATGAAAGAAATGGCCTCTGGGAAAAACTGCGAGAGGTTTTGGCTCCAGTGATCGGAGATGGGGATCTGTTTGTACTTGAAGTCTCCGTCGTGTTCAAACATGTTGGGCAGGTTGGGCGTGACGTTCAGGATGTACTTGATGTTGTACTTCCCCAGGATGTCCAGGTTGGTGGAGTCTTTGGCACAGCCCAGGTAGAGGTACGGTAAGATCTGGACCGGGAAGGCAGGCTGGTTGTTGGGGAGAGGGCTGCCCTCGGACTCGGTGGCGCTGACCGGTTCTCTGTCCGATGACTCCCCATCAGAACAGTCAGAGCTGATCCTCAGCCCCCCCAGCCCCAGGACAGACGCAGGCGGGGAGCTGCTGGGGCAGGAACAGTCAAGGTTCATCTCACAGTGTTCTGGGTAGTCTGTCTGGAACTTGTTGAATCCACCTGGAAACACCAACGGAGACGTTTTAGAATAGAATCAAATAAAATAGAATCAAATCAAAACAGAAGAGAACTGCTGGAAAGAACAAAAGAGATGTTTTAGAATAGAATTAAATAGAACAGAACTGCTGGAAAGAAAGAACGTTTTAGAATAGAATTAAATAGAACAGAATGGAAAGAACAAAAGAGACGTTTTAGAATAGAATTAAATAGAACAGAAGAGAATCGTTTAgaatataatcaaatcaaatagaaTCAAATAAAACAGAAGAGAACTGCTGGAAAGAACAAAAGAACGTTTTAGAATAGAATTAAATAGAACAGAACACAGATGGGTCGTTTAGAATAGAATCAAatcaaacagaacagaacagaactgctGGAAAGAACAGAATCAGAACAACATGAGAAAGGTATCTGTGACATGTCGTTCCAGCGATTCTATAAATACAATACAGAGAAATTAGAATAGATTATAGCTTTATTGTCCAATGTGCAAATTGGAATATCATCTGTGTGTGTGATAAATGATAGCATGAACAGAGATCTACCAGAATACTGACCGAAAGGTGTGAACAGCATGTATCAATTCAAAATGGCGAAATAAACTCCAAGAACAACCAGATACTATTTATATGTGCTAAACAGGAAACGGGCCTACTTCCTACATGACCGTAAAATAAATGTATACTGATACCGTAGCACATTAAACCCTATAACACAATAATAAACCCATCTCAAACACTGATGTTTTGGGAATGGGATTACTGTACATCCCATGTTTCCAATCCTTCAACATTTCATAGGCCCGGTTCTGGGCCCGGTTCCCCAAAAACATCTTAAGGTTAAGTTTATCGTTAGAAAGTTCGTaggagcatcgttaaatctccgagctgtttcccaaaaaGCACTTGAAAACGCTCGTAATCTAACGCCCGCGTCAGACCGCTGGTAGAACAGCTAAATGTATCGTTAAAATGCATTTTCTCCGCCGCGCGTCACTTAATACACGGAACATCTCCGCTACACGTGGAATCACGCGGTTTATCCGCTATGACCGCCATAACTTTAGAACAAAGTTGACTACCAATTGAAAGTTTCCCATGTCTTTGCAATTAATACAAACAAGCGACGTATAAAAAGGATGCTTCAAATGAATAGACCTGAGATGAAAGCATTAACATGTAaatacagtaggctataggccaaTACATTTAAATCATATTGAATTATATTGCATGTTAAATAAATTGAGTTCTACATTGCTACTTgtaggctactgtctgtaatttgtctcaatatattttaTGAAATTTAGCCTAACGTGCGCAATTCTTTCCAAAATCCTTAAATAATTAAtattgtcacgttcgtcataacgatGAGACCAAGGCGTGAGATGAATACATACTTCtttaaatgaagaataaacactgaacaaactatacaaaacaaccgtGACGCTACTAAAACGAGTGCTGCCagacaactacacatagacaataacccacaaaacgcAAATtgaaaaatggcaacctaaataggatccccaatcagagacaacgataaacagctgtctgaTTGGGAACTAATTCacgccaccatagacctacatatacctagacataGTAAAAAATCCATAGATAGTCAAAAAACCTAGACAGGCCAAAAACACCAAGACAATGCAAAACGAAACCAaccacccatgtcacaccctgacctaaccaaaataataaagaaaacaaaattaactaaggtcagggcgtgacacataacATGTTTACTCGTTTAGATTGGTCTACCAGTCGAAAGTTAAAGGGCTTGAACCATTGTGATTCTTACTACTGTGACATAGTAAGAAATAAGCGACTATTAAGACAATAGAAGAAGAATGGATCATTCCCACCACTGCCAACAGATTGATTCCAATCAGggcaccatagacctacatatacctagacaaaccaaaaccccatagatatacaaaaacccaaGACAGGGTAAAaacacctagacaatacaaaaactaaaccaaaatataactggTTTATTTTGAAGTGTTTGAGAACATAAAGagcagtatttttttaaatatcctaATACTGTATATTATGGCATAGGAAACATGGCTGCCATCCATTGACTTTTCATTCAGACAACAATTATTTTACAACTTTAATATGATACAGAATGTAAAAGAATAGTGTAACTTGTTGAAAGGGAAACAGATCATTAGTATCATACGGTTGCCTTGATTTAGCGACAATATAACTTTGGGCTATAATCCAGTGGTAACTGTAgtatctttatttaactcggcaagtcagttaagaacaaattcttatttacaatgagggcctCAATGGGAACTAGgaaatgggttaactgccttgttcaatggcagaacggcctaggaacagtgggttaactgccttgttcaatggaagaacggcctaggaacagtgggttaactgccttgtttaatggcagaacggcctaggaacagtgggttaactgccttgttcaatggCAGAACGGGGAAcagttaactggcctaggaacagtgggttaactgccttgtttaatggcagaacggcctaggaacagtgggttaactgccttgttcaggggcagaacggcctaggaacagtgggttaactgccttgttcaatggcagaacggcctaggaacagtgggttaactgccttgttcaggggtagaacggcctaggaacagtgggttaactgccttgttcaatggaagaacggcctaggaacagtgggttaaataccttgttcaggggcagaacggccttggaacagtgggttaactgccttgttcaaggggtagaacggcctaggaacagtgggttaaataccttgttcaggggtagaacggccttggaacagtgggttaaataccttgttcaggaacagtgggttaactggcttgaAGGGGcagaacggcctaggaacagtgggttaactaccttgttcaggggcagaacggccttggaacagtgggttaactgccttgttcaatggcagaacggcctaggaacagtgggttaaataccttgttcaggggtagaacggccttggaacagtgggttaaataccttgttcaggggtagaacggcctaggaacagtgggttaactgccttgttcaggggaagaacggcctaggaacagtgggttaaatgccttgttcaggggaagaacggcctaggaacagtgggttaactgccttgttcaggggcagaacggcctaggaacagtgggttaaatgccttgttcaggggcagaacggcctaggaacagtgggttaactgccttgttcaatggcagggtaggaacagtgggttaactgccttggcctaggaacagtgggttaactgccttgttcaggggcagaacggcctaggaacagtgggttaaatgccttgttcaggggcagaacggcctaggaacagtgggttaactgccttgttcatttaGGGGcaggacggcctaggaacagtgggttaactgccttgttcaggggcagaacggcctaggaacagtgggttaactgccttgtacatTTAATGGcagaacggcctaggaacagtgggttcaatggcagaacggcctaggaacagtgggttaactgccttgttcaatggaagaacggcctaggaacagtgggttaactgccttgttcaatggcagaacggcctaggaacagtgggttaactgccttgtttaatggcagaacggcctaggaacagtgggttaactgccttgttcaatggcagaacggcctaggaacagtgggttaactgccttgttcaggggtagaacggcctaggaacagtgggttaactgccttgttcatggaaGGGTaggaacggcctaggaacagtgggttaactgccttgttcaggggtagaacggccttggaacagtgggttaactaccttgttcaggggtagaacggccttggaacagtgggttaactgccttgttcaggggtgggttaactgccttgttcaggggtagaacggccttggaacagtgggttaactaccttgttcaggggtagaacggccttggaacagtgggttaactgccttgttcaggggcagaacggccttggaacagtgggttaactgccttgttcaggggcagaacggcctaggaacagtgggttaactgccttgttaggAACAGTGGGGGcagaacggcctaggaacagtgggttaactgccttgttcaatggaagaacggcctaggaacagtgggttaactgccttgttcaggggtagaacggcctaggaacagtgggttaactgccttgttcaggggcagaacggcctaggaacagtgggttaactgccttgttcaatgccgaacgacagattttcgtacctcgtcagctcggggattccaacactctaaccactaggctacctactgccccTTAGGAATGGCTGCAACCTGGTTTCacagcatttcgtattattctgtatgtaaattaCATAACACTCCAATtgctatgatatgttacgtttcgtatggtaggtattaatttgtggatgtccatcaaccaatttgtatgatatgttaccaattacaatgatacagtatgttacgaATTGCAACTCATACAATATGTTACGGATTTGGAGAACGTATGATATGTtgcaaattccaatttgttgttgctaacgttagctagtctaGGTTTTAGGCAGGGATGCCAACTGCTGAGGGCCCAGAAAGGTGACACTTTTTTGTTGCACTGAAACATACAATAAATCTCTGCTAGGTGGAAATACAGGttttaactaattaaacaacaaaGAATATAATCTACATGATCCGTCTCTGTGTGTAAAATATAAAGTGGTTAATGTGAACCGAACTCACAGCTGAAAAAAAACGTAAAGAAAacaatccaatgttatttgttgactaaactttactgcaaatgacactCAAGTCTTGAGTAAAAAAAACTAATGTTGCagttaccatgacagcctttataatagaacgcttgtgaccacacacacacacacacacctaaatattgcacttggggggggggggggaaacatcTTAAAGTAGAAATATAATGAAACAAACAAGCTTTCTATTGTTGCTCTATTACAGTGGCCACTACAGTAGACATCGATCAGGTGCACAAGGCTACATGTGTGCAAAAAATTATATTcactgagtaaaaaaaaaaattataaacacacacacgtgttactgtcaagttcaacacaacaaaagcAACATCTTTGGgctacacattattacattgtacactttctgcctgtggacatctgttctacaatgtgccagcagagcatgagaccctttgttggcataattgatctctttcaggcagagaGTAACACCTGACAACCCTTTTCTCCACTGTAttgaaggagtgagaaagagggaacgTGTGTGTtgttcctttcacctctataGAGGCATCCAGCTTAAACCAGGCGAGGCTCCAGCTACACTTGTTTAACAAGCAACGTCTCATTTTcacctaattctctcattctgaaaattaACCACATAGTGTAGAGGGATTAGTTCGTTAACTAGttaacattattttattttttttacctttatttaactaggcagttaagaacaaattcttaattttcACACAGATTGCCGGGGTTTAGTAAGCAATTAACGCGTTATAACTTGAGGAACGGCAAGGAGTCATATACCAGTTGATACTATGGCAAATTAGTTAGGTTACTAATGTTAGCTTCatgttgtaacgttagctagctaacattagctgtctgactttattagcaagctaattttcacaccataaactcaattatttgatcagtaaagttggctaatgttgctcaacatttctctggctCACTAGCGGAGAATTCGATCCAGCTCGCAAGATACTTCAAATACTCGATCCACCAccctttctccctcacctcaaactttccaaatgtttttcggttacagctcatgaagtacgcatcatcaccttctcacccccgtctccgtggtcaggctcctcacctaacgttacctgtTCATtatcgttcaggggacgcgctgttGTAACCTTCTCACGTAACGTTACCTGTTTATtatcgttcaggggacgcgctgttGTATAACCTTCTCACGTAACGTTACCTGTTTATtatcgttcaggggacgcgctgttGTATAACCTTCTCACGTAACGTTACCTGTTTATtatcgttcaggggacgcgctgctgtaactgACAAGCTACCTTTCCAGAGGCtcgctgatgctgtaactagtcAGTTGGTTGCCTCTTCTTTCTTCAGCTGCGCTGCATTCTGTTGTTATGTGAacgattggctgagccttggacaCAACCAGTATTGCTCCGACCCCTACTCCAAAAGTGTTATCATTGGATCTACACAAATCACGTAGGTCACCTATTTTGGATTCAAAATGGCGAATTTCACTGAAAGGTGACTAGTTTGCATCCCTGGTTAATTAAGACAAAGGTTAGGAATtcggttaaagggttagggttaactaaaaggtttaaggttagagttaggagaAAGGTTAGCTAACATTCTAAgaagttgcaaagtagctaataTTGCatgtgatgagattcgaacacacaacctttgggttgctagacgttatCTGCCTGACCAACCACCCTCTTTTCATTTTTGCCTTCAGCAACCTCGTCTTATGTTACCATACCAAACATAATATATCATAGGAAATGTAAATCCAGACACTGAATTTagtatgttacgtctagtctatgagaccaggctgaggaATAGAACATAGTTTGGGCTATAGTGGATTCGTAGGCTAACAGGTAGtctagaacagaatataatatacaCTCTTAGAACATAAAGGGTTATAAAAGGATTATTtcgctgtccccataggagaacactttttcgttccatgtagaaccctctttAAAAAAGGTTCAACATGGAACCCAAGGGGGATttatctggaaccaaaaggatTCTCTAAAGGATTCTCTGTTGATTCTCTGTTGTTCTAGACTGCACCTTTTTTCCAAGAGTGTAGAATAGAATACGGAAATATCACAATTAAAGAGCAAAGAAGCTAACTCTCACCTTCCAGGTAAAAAGCCTTGGAGCCGTCATCCCGGAGCTTTTGCAGTAGCAAGCCGAGGACAGAGCTCACCAGCCCGGTCTCCTGCCAGTCCGTAGTGGCCTCGTCGTAGAGAAGAATCATATCCGTTTTGCACCGCTTCACGAATTTCTCCTTATCCTCGTTGTTGGGAATGATGGACCGGATCGGTAGATTCCCCTTCTTTAGTCTCCGCAGCATCAAACCGGGAATCGCCAGATTGATGGCCGACTCTATGTGTGATGATTCGTAGAGCTCGTGCGATCGGCAGTCCAGTAGCAGTAGCGAGCTCACACCGAGCCCGGACTCAAGTTCCTCTTGAAGCCATTCCACACTTTTACTCGACATCATCTCTGTCACGACCCGGGAACCCTTCCAAAGAGTAATTTTCATTAGGGAAATATAGATGCGGCTCTTTGCACTAACACacgggcaaaaaaaaaaaatcacggCGCAAAACTTCTACTCGTGTGGATATGGACAGAACCACGTCCGTCCGCTCTGATCCCGGTCGTCCCACGATACAGCAGCAGCTCACCCGGGCTGGTAGACGGAATCAACACACCACCAGGCTTCAACACACTAACGATATTCTCTCAGACCGTTTGATACTGCGTCCTATTACTGAAAATACCCTATAGGCTAAGTGTTGTCTGGTTTTATAAATCTGATCAAAATGTGGCTTCCAGATGAATCATAACTACAGCacattatttttggacatttGCCTTTCGACCGCCTCCCGTGTGTCATTTCCAGTAACCGCTATGAGAGGCAGACCGAAGTAAAAGGAGTATGCAGACCGGAGGGCATGTCactgaaggagaaggaggagttgGGGAACAGTTAAAGACGCAGCGCACAGCGGAGCGGAGTGGAAAGTGTTTCGGACATCATGTTCCCTCTATGTCTCTCGCCACCTGAATAGCACACAAATGGCCTAAAATATGTGACTAATAATTAATTCAACCTGTTCGGATTCC
Protein-coding regions in this window:
- the LOC135540432 gene encoding dual specificity protein phosphatase 7-like — encoded protein: MKITLWKGSRVVTEMMSSKSVEWLQEELESGLGVSSLLLLDCRSHELYESSHIESAINLAIPGLMLRRLKKGNLPIRSIIPNNEDKEKFVKRCKTDMILLYDEATTDWQETGLVSSVLGLLLQKLRDDGSKAFYLEGGFNKFQTDYPEHCEMNLDCSCPSSSPPASVLGLGGLRISSDCSDGESSDREPVSATESEGSPLPNNQPAFPVQILPYLYLGCAKDSTNLDILGKYNIKYILNVTPNLPNMFEHDGDFKYKQIPISDHWSQNLSQFFPEAISFIDEARSKKCGVLVHCLAGISRSVTVTVAYLMQKLNLSLNDAYDFVKRKKSNISPNFNFMGQLLDFERTLGLNSPCDNHTSTNDQLFFTTPTNHNVFQLDTLEST